Proteins from one Desmodus rotundus isolate HL8 chromosome 9, HLdesRot8A.1, whole genome shotgun sequence genomic window:
- the LOC112312313 gene encoding LOW QUALITY PROTEIN: disintegrin and metalloproteinase domain-containing protein 20-like (The sequence of the model RefSeq protein was modified relative to this genomic sequence to represent the inferred CDS: substituted 2 bases at 2 genomic stop codons): MAVGEDLEQVRNTVLPLWLGVLLFLHEWSQVGHSQHHGPPEVVIPLKVTITSVGMKPGGXLSYSMHLGGQKHIVHMKVNKHLLSRHLQVFTYTDQGALLLEQPFVQSDCYYHGYVEGDPESLVTLSTCLGGFQGILQTNDIVYEIEPKRHSTTFEHLIYKADRKDTQFPPMRCGLTDKEIARQLKFQESVNFTWMQSGYEGWWTHKRFLELAMVVDHNRYLHRQSNTTKVQYEVFLVVNGIDNFFSPLDVDVILTGIEVWTQRNLLPVNNISTLLSLFSVWKISSFNNRLPHDVAHVFVKHHYGITVGLAHVGGVCHFRHNCGVDSFMNDDVYDFAYIVSHEIGHNLGMRHDAKTCKCGHRICIMYPSKARASKFSNCSYDDFVNTIAKKNCLYVPSNTGNIFTFTQCGNRVVEEGEECDCGTLQLCMKDPCCQLSCTLRWGAACAFGLYCQDCQIVPTGTVCRQQENTCDLPEWCNGTSHHCPEDVYVQDGIPCEDGGYCYEKRCNNREEQCRNIFGREAKSANQSCYTKMNTRGDXFGNCGIRGSGYVWCNMSDVLCGRVQCENVTEIPLLRDHSTVHWTRFDGVTCWGTDYHLGMAIPDIGDVKDGTECGAEHVCIKRKCVHLSLLVPGCSPETCNMNGVCNNRNNCHCNHEWDPPTCREMGHGGSIDSGPPLARKSDKMGEKMMYLPRLWLINFGLVSCLFILGFMRFKRTHNNEEQNVPSLTETEQNVLPLPEEEEQNAKPLPKEEEQDVQFHRRMNSKMF; encoded by the coding sequence ATGGCCGTGGGTGAGGACCTGGAGCAAGTAAGGAACACTGTCCTGCCACTCTGGCTGGGGGTGCTTCTGTTCCTACATGAATGGTCCCAGGTTGGGCACTCCCAACACCATGGTCCCCCAGAGGTGGTGATTCCACTGAAGGTAACAATCACCAGTGTGGGCAtgaagcctggaggctgactctCGTACAGTATGCATTTGGGGGGCCAGAAACATATTGTCCACATGAAGGTCAATAAGCATTTGCTATCCAGACACCTGCAAGTGTTCACCTACACAGACCAGGGTGCCCTCCTTCTGGAACAGCCTTTCGTCCAGAGTGACTGCTACTATCATGGCTATGTGGAGGGGGACCCAGAATCCCTGGTGACCCTCAGTACCTGTTTGGGGGGTTTCCAAGGAATATTACAGACAAACGACATTGTGTATGAAATAGAGCCCAAAAGGCATTCTACCACATTTGAACATCTCATATATAAGGCGGACAGGAAGGACACACAATTCCCGCCCATGAGGTGTGGACTGACAGATAAAGAAATAGCACGACAACTGAAGTTTCAAGAGAGTGTTAATTTCACTTGGATGCAGAGTGGGTATGAAGGCTGGTGGACCCACAAGCGGTTTCTGGAGCTGGCAATGGTGGTGGACCACAATCGATACCTTCATCGCCAAAGTAACACCACAAAGGTGCAGTATGAAGTATTCCTTGTTGTCAATGGAATTGATAACTTCTTCAGCCCACTGGATGTTGATGTGATTTTAACGGGAATTGAGGTCTGGACTCAAAGAAACCTCCTTCCAGTAAATAACATAAGTACTCTCCTCTCATTATTTAGCGTGTGGAAGATATCCAGCTTCAATAACCGCTTACCCCATGATGTTGCACATGTTTTCGTAAAGCATCACTATGGTATTACTGTGGGCTTAGCCCATGTTGGAGGAGTATGTCACTTCCGTCATAATTGTGGAGTTGATAGTTTCATGAATGATGATGTATATGATTTTGCATATATTGTGTCACATGAAATTGGTCATAATTTGGGTATGAGACATGATGCAAAAACCTGTAAATGTGGCCATAGGATCTGCATAATGTATCCATCAAAAGCACGTGCAAGTAAGTTCAGCAACTGCAGTTATGATGACTTTGTGAACaccattgcaaaaaaaaattgtttgtacGTTCCATCAAACACCGGGAACATCTTCACATTTACACAGTGTGGAAACAGGGTGGttgaagaaggagaagagtgtGACTGTGGCACTTTACAGTTGTGTATGAAAGACCCCTGTTGTCAACTAAGTTGCACCCTGAGATGGGGGGCTGCTTGTGCTTTTGGGCTTTATTGCCAAGACTGCCAGATCGTGCCTACAGGCACAGTTTGTAGACAACAGGAAAACACATGTGACCTCCCAGAGTGGTGCAATGGGACGTCCCACCACTGTCCAGAAGATGTGTACGTGCAGGACGGGATCCCGTGTGAGGACGGTGGCTACTGCTATGAGAAGAGATGCAATAACCGTGAAGAACAGTGTAGGAACATTTTCGGCAGAGAGGCCAAGAGTGCCAATCAGAGTTGCTACACCAAAATGAACACCCGTGGTGACTGATTTGGGAACTGCGGTATCCGTGGCTCTGGATATGTGTGGTGTAACATGTCAGATGTCCTGTGTGGGAGGGTTCAGTGTGAGAACGTGACCGAAATTCCCCTTCTGAGAGACCATTCTACTGTGCATTGGACTCGCTTCGATGGCGTCACCTGCTGGGGTACCGACTACCACTTGGGGATGGCCATTCCTGACATTGGTGATGTGAAAGATGGTACAGAGTGTGGTGCAGAGCATGTGTGCATCAAAAGGAAGTGCGTCCATCTGTCCCTCCTGGTCCCTGGGTGTTCCCCTGAGACCTGCAATATGAACGGGGTCTGCAACAACAGAAATAACTGCCACTGCAACCATGAGTGGGACCCTCCCACCTGCCGGGAAATGGGCCATGGAGGCAGTATCGACAGCGGCCCACCCCTTGCGAGAAAAAGTgacaaaatgggggaaaaaatgatgTACTTGCCACGACTTTGGCTGATTAATTTTGGTCTTGTATCATGCTTGTTCATTTTGGGTTTTATGAGATTCAAAAGAACACATAACAATGAAGAGCAGAATGTTCCATCTTTAACCGAAACAGAGCAAAATGTTCTACCTTTAcctgaggaagaagagcaaaatgCCAAGCCTTTACCTAAGGAAGAAGAGCAAGATGTTCAATTTCACAGAAGGATGAACAGCAAAATGTTCTGA
- the LOC112312323 gene encoding beta-defensin 43-like: MRVLLCILGVLALFSTVPPARSTFFEDRCASVHHSCRMRCNPEEYAVRYCADWSICCRQKQVEVKKRRKW; this comes from the exons ATGAGGGTCTTGCTTTGCATCCTTGGAGTCCTTGCCTTGTTTTCCACAGTTCCTCCAG CCAGAAGCACGTTTTTTGAGGACCGATGTGCTTCAGTACACCACAGCTGCAGAATGAGGTGCAACCCCGAGGAATACGCAGTTAGGTACTGCGCTGACTGGAGCATCTGCTGCAGGCAAAAGCAAGTTGAGGttaagaaaaggaggaagtggtGA
- the LOC112312312 gene encoding disintegrin and metalloproteinase domain-containing protein 20-like, with protein sequence MAEGEALVHVKITLLLLWQGMFLVLSGWPQIGNSQRHGSPEVVIPVRQASSRKLPGWLTYSLHFGGQRHIVHMKVNKHFLSRHLPVFTYSDQGALLEDQPFVQNDCYYHGYMEGDPESLVTLSTCLGGFQGILQTNDIVYEIEPKRRSTTFEHLIYKVDRKDTQFPPMRCGLTDKEIARQLKFQERVNFTWMQSGYEGWWTHKRFLELAVVVDHNRYLHRQSNTTKVQYEVFLVVNGIDNFFSPLDVDVILTGIEVWTQRNLLPVNNISTLLSLFSVWKISSFNNRLPHDVAHVFVKHHYGITVGLAHVGGVCHFRHNCGVDSFMNDDVYDFAYIVSHEIGHNLGMRHDTKTCKCGHRICIMYPSKARASKFSNCSYDDFVNTIAKKNCLYVPSNTGNIFTFTQCGNRVVEEGEECDCGTLQLCMKDPCCQLSCTLRWGAACAFGLCCQDCQIVPTGTVCRQQENTCDLPEWCNGTSHHCPEDVYVQDGIPCEDGGYCYEKRCNNREEQCRNIFGREAKSANQSCYTKMNTRGDRFGNCGIHGSGYVRCNMSDVLCGRVQCENVTEIPLLRDHSTVHWTRFDGVTCWGTDYHLGMAIPDIGDVKDGTECGAEHVCIKRKCVHLSLLVPGCSSETCNMNGVCNNRNNCHCNHEWDPPTCREMGHGGSIDSGPPPRREENDKQEWKYYLLLFWFILFLIILLLLCLIFGFLIREELKENKQQNVPTSSEGVRK encoded by the coding sequence ATGGCGGAGGGTGAGGCCTTGGTGCATGTGAAGATCACTCTTTTGCTGCTCTGGCAGGGTATGTTTCTGGTTCTTTCTGGATGGCCCCAGATTGGAAACTCTCAACGCCATGGTTCCCCAGAGGTGGTGATTCCCGTGAGGCAAGCCAGCAGCAGGAAGCTTCCAGGCTGGCTCACTTACAGCCTTCATTTTGGGGGCCAGAGACACATTGTCCACATGAAGGTCAATAAGCATTTCCTGTCCAGACACCTCCCAGTGTTCACCTACAGTGACCAAGGTGCCCTCCTAGAGGACCAGCCTTTCGTCCAGAATGATTGCTACTATCATGGCTATATGGAGGGGGATCCAGAATCCCTGGTGACCCTCAGTACCTGTCTGGGGGGTTTCCAAGGAATATTACAGACAAACGACATTGTGTATGAAATAGAGCCCAAAAGGCGTTCTACCACATTTGAACATCTCATATATAAGGTGGACAGGAAGGACACACAATTCCCGCCCATGAGGTGTGGATTGACAGATAAAGAAATAGCACGACAACTGAAGTTTCAAGAGCGTGTTAATTTCACTTGGATGCAGAGTGGGTATGAAGGCTGGTGGACCCACAAGCGGTTTCTGGAGCTGGCAGTGGTGGTGGACCACAATCGATACCTTCATCGCCAAAGTAACACCACAAAAGTGCAGTATGAAGTATTCCTTGTTGTCAATGGAATTGATAACTTCTTCAGCCCACTGGATGTTGATGTGATTTTAACGGGAATTGAGGTCTGGACTCAAAGAAACCTCCTTCCAGTAAATAACATAAGTACTCTCCTCTCATTATTTAGCGTGTGGAAGATATCCAGCTTCAATAACCGCTTACCCCATGATGTTGCACATGTTTTCGTAAAGCATCACTATGGTATTACTGTGGGCTTAGCCCATGTTGGAGGAGTATGTCACTTCCGTCATAATTGTGGAGTTGATAGTTTCATGAATGATGATGTATATGATTTTGCATATATTGTGTCACATGAAATTGGTCATAATTTGGGTATGAGACATGATACAAAAACCTGTAAATGTGGCCATAGGATCTGCATAATGTATCCATCAAAAGCACGTGCAAGTAAGTTCAGCAACTGCAGTTATGATGACTTTGTGAACaccattgcaaaaaaaaattgtttgtacGTTCCATCAAACACCGGGAACATCTTCACATTTACACAGTGTGGAAACAGGGTGGttgaagaaggagaagagtgtGACTGTGGCACTTTACAGTTGTGTATGAAAGACCCCTGTTGTCAACTAAGTTGCACCCTGAGATGGGGGGCTGCTTGTGCTTTTGGGCTTTGTTGCCAAGACTGCCAGATCGTGCCTACAGGCACAGTTTGTAGACAACAGGAAAACACATGTGACCTCCCAGAGTGGTGCAATGGGACGTCCCACCACTGTCCAGAAGATGTGTACGTGCAGGACGGGATCCCGTGTGAGGACGGTGGCTACTGCTATGAGAAGAGATGCAATAACCGTGAAGAACAGTGTAGGAACATTTTCGGCAGAGAGGCCAAGAGTGCCAATCAGAGTTGCTACACCAAAATGAACACCCGTGGTGACCGATTTGGGAACTGCGGTATCCATGGCTCTGGATATGTGCGGTGTAACATGTCAGATGTCCTGTGTGGGAGGGTTCAGTGTGAGAACGTGACCGAAATTCCCCTTCTGAGAGACCATTCTACTGTGCATTGGACTCGCTTCGATGGCGTCACCTGCTGGGGTACCGACTACCACTTGGGGATGGCCATTCCTGACATTGGTGATGTGAAAGATGGTACAGAGTGTGGTGCAGAGCATGTGTGCATCAAAAGGAAGTGCGTCCATCTGTCCCTCCTGGTCCCTGGGTGTTCCTCTGAGACCTGCAATATGAACGGGGTCTGTAACAACAGAAATAACTGCCACTGCAACCATGAGTGGGACCCTCCCACCTGCCGGGAAATGGGCCATGGAGGCAGTATCGACAGTGGCCCACCCCCTAGGAGAGAAGAGAATGACAAGCAAGAATGGAAGTATTACCTGCTGCTATtttggtttattctttttttgataatactattattattatgtttgatATTTGGGTTCTTGATTCGAGAAGAgctcaaagaaaacaaacagcagaaTGTTCCAACTTCATCTGAAGGTGTAAGAAAgtga
- the DEFB134 gene encoding beta-defensin 134 — protein sequence MKPLIVFVFLISWNPVLAGLNPLSSEMYKKCYGNGTCRLECYGSEMLVAYCMFQLECCVKGNPEP from the exons ATGAAGCCTCTCatcgtatttgtctttctcatctCTTGGAACCCAGTGCTGGCAG gcTTGAATCCATTATCATCAGAAATGTACAAGAAATGCTATGGAAATGGCACCTGCAGACTTGAGTGCTATGGAAGTGAAATGTTAGTTGCCTACTGTATGTTTCAGCTGGAGTGCTGTGTCAAAGGAAACCCTGAGCCCTGA